A part of bacterium genomic DNA contains:
- the rplX gene encoding 50S ribosomal protein L24, with protein MSLRIKKNDRVYVLTGKDRGKEGKIIKVFPKKEKVLVEGINRIKRHTRPTQANRQGGIIERESPIHISNVALVCPNCTSPTRFSVGFTSNQDKVRICRKCKEPIDRKE; from the coding sequence ATGAGTTTAAGGATAAAGAAAAACGATAGGGTATATGTTTTAACAGGAAAAGATAGGGGAAAGGAGGGAAAGATAATAAAGGTTTTTCCTAAAAAAGAAAAGGTTCTAGTTGAGGGAATAAATAGGATAAAAAGGCATACAAGACCAACCCAGGCAAATAGACAGGGAGGGATTATTGAAAGGGAATCTCCTATTCATATCTCAAATGTAGCCCTTGTTTGTCCTAATTGCACAAGCCCAACAAGGTTTTCTGTTGGATTTACCTCAAACCAAGATAAAGTTAGGATATGCAGAAAATGCAAGGAGCCTATAGATAGGAAGGAATAA
- the rplN gene encoding 50S ribosomal protein L14 — MIQQQTMLSVADNSGARKLMCMKVLGGSKRRYAGLGDIIIGVVKEAIPTSPIKQGSVVKAVVVRTRKEQRREDGSYIRFDTNSAIIIDNDGNPKATRVFGPVARELRQKNFTKIITLAPEVV, encoded by the coding sequence GCGTGGCAGATAATTCTGGAGCAAGAAAGCTTATGTGTATGAAGGTTCTTGGTGGTTCAAAGAGAAGATATGCAGGACTTGGCGATATAATTATTGGTGTTGTTAAAGAGGCTATCCCTACATCACCTATCAAACAAGGCTCAGTGGTTAAGGCTGTTGTGGTTAGAACAAGAAAGGAGCAAAGAAGAGAGGATGGCTCATATATAAGGTTTGACACTAATTCAGCTATTATCATTGATAATGATGGAAATCCAAAGGCAACTCGTGTTTTTGGGCCTGTGGCAAGGGAATTGAGGCAAAAGAATTTTACAAAGATAATAACCCTTGCCCCAGAAGTGGTATAA